A stretch of Synechococcus sp. MIT S9220 DNA encodes these proteins:
- a CDS encoding DUF2997 domain-containing protein encodes MPQRTVRFRIRPDGRVEERVEGVTGEACLQLTDRLETALGTVERRQPTSEAFTSTQPVTQSQSQSVEPS; translated from the coding sequence ATGCCTCAGCGCACAGTGCGATTTCGCATTCGCCCCGATGGTCGTGTTGAAGAGCGGGTTGAAGGGGTCACCGGTGAAGCCTGCCTGCAACTCACGGATCGTCTTGAAACAGCGCTAGGCACTGTTGAACGACGCCAGCCCACTTCCGAAGCTTTCACTTCGACCCAGCCCGTCACTCAGTCCCAGTCCCAGTCCGTCGAGCCTTCCTGA
- a CDS encoding HEAT repeat domain-containing protein, with protein MGDSSSIQNEDLMAELAIDPDVLARELAAELMGDPLDEIAPDDPEGDALEAVRACDEGLEWLKQGHDQRLQGLRVFCEHRDPRAVPLLLPLLDETCPVVRMSAVYALGRNPSLQAVEALLRLLQLDSNAYVRKATAWSLGNYPDAPVLNPLIRALQVDVASVRLWASVSLAEAGSTSPVKADLAAGQLLLSLKIDSEPVVRSNCIWALGRLHDQLVKPRQDEMVEAFVAALLQDRETTVRDEARTALEQLDNPELVDRLQTLLDEGLLI; from the coding sequence ATGGGCGATTCATCCAGCATCCAGAACGAGGACCTCATGGCTGAGCTGGCCATCGATCCTGATGTGCTGGCGCGTGAACTCGCCGCAGAGCTCATGGGCGATCCCCTCGATGAGATTGCCCCGGATGATCCGGAAGGCGATGCCCTAGAGGCGGTTCGAGCTTGTGATGAGGGCCTGGAATGGCTCAAGCAGGGGCATGACCAGCGCCTTCAGGGACTAAGGGTGTTCTGTGAACATCGCGACCCCCGTGCTGTTCCCCTGCTCCTGCCACTGCTCGATGAAACCTGTCCAGTGGTGCGGATGAGTGCTGTTTACGCACTGGGTCGGAACCCTTCCCTGCAGGCTGTGGAAGCTCTGCTGCGGCTTCTGCAGCTCGACAGCAATGCTTACGTCCGTAAGGCCACGGCCTGGAGTCTTGGTAATTACCCGGATGCGCCCGTGCTCAATCCATTGATCAGGGCCCTGCAGGTGGATGTGGCATCCGTGCGTCTTTGGGCTTCTGTGTCACTCGCGGAGGCCGGCAGCACCTCTCCAGTGAAGGCTGATCTCGCGGCAGGTCAGCTGCTGCTGAGCCTGAAGATCGACAGTGAACCCGTTGTGCGCAGCAACTGCATCTGGGCCCTGGGACGGCTTCACGATCAGCTTGTGAAACCCCGTCAGGATGAGATGGTTGAAGCTTTCGTGGCAGCTCTGCTTCAGGATCGTGAAACAACGGTGCGTGATGAAGCCCGCACTGCCCTTGAGCAGCTCGATAATCCCGAGCTCGTGGATCGTCTTCAGACTCTGCTGGACGAAGGTCTGTTGATCTGA
- a CDS encoding sodium:solute symporter family protein gives MAPIDWIILIVYLAATLALGLWLARRNRGEDDYFVAGRRLSGWLAGASMAATTFSIDTPLYVAGIVGTRGLAANWEWWGFGLAHVAMAVVFAPLWRRSGVLTDAAFTELRYGGPAAAWLRGIKAFLLALPVNCIGIGYAFLAMRKVVAALGIVSDQPIQAAGGLSDTLVLLIIVAALVLAYTVAGGLWAVVITDFIQLLLALLGAGAVAWAAVHAAGGMQSLLDQLDALGRPELLSIVPWRWGSDGFDWIGGAGISVSTFLAYLTVQWWSFRRSDGGGEFIQRMLATKDEQQARLAGWVFLVVNYLLRSWLWVIVALAALVLLPDQADWELSYPTLAVQFLPPVVLGLVVVSLVAAFMSTVSTSVNWGASYLTHDLYQRFLRPNASQRELLLVGQLMSVLLLVLGVVTALISDSIGTVFRLVIAIGTGPGVVLVLRWFWWRINAAAELAAMLCGFVVGLVTSVVPLLQIADYGERLMVTTGFTAVVWITVMLLTPPESPAVLERFVLKVRPPGPGWSQWRRGLEATASESLSDLLARFLFSSGLLFGALLGSGAFLLHQQLMGWFGMVLAVVSWMLLRWTGRSAAPV, from the coding sequence ATGGCTCCGATCGACTGGATCATTCTGATCGTGTATCTGGCGGCCACGCTGGCCCTCGGTCTCTGGTTGGCGCGACGCAATCGCGGTGAGGACGATTACTTCGTGGCAGGCCGGCGGCTCAGCGGCTGGCTCGCCGGTGCGTCAATGGCGGCCACCACGTTTTCGATCGATACCCCTCTTTATGTTGCGGGAATCGTGGGCACGCGGGGCCTTGCGGCGAACTGGGAGTGGTGGGGCTTTGGGCTGGCGCACGTGGCGATGGCCGTGGTGTTTGCACCGTTATGGCGACGCAGCGGCGTGCTCACTGATGCCGCATTCACGGAGCTGCGATATGGAGGCCCTGCCGCTGCCTGGCTACGCGGTATCAAGGCTTTTCTGCTGGCGTTACCGGTGAACTGCATCGGCATCGGTTATGCCTTCCTCGCTATGCGCAAGGTGGTCGCGGCACTGGGCATCGTCTCCGATCAGCCGATTCAGGCAGCCGGTGGCCTCTCCGACACGTTGGTGCTGCTGATCATCGTGGCCGCCCTGGTGCTCGCTTACACCGTTGCCGGTGGATTGTGGGCCGTGGTGATCACCGATTTCATTCAGCTCCTGCTGGCACTGCTGGGGGCAGGTGCTGTGGCGTGGGCTGCTGTTCATGCAGCCGGGGGAATGCAATCACTGCTGGATCAGTTGGATGCGCTGGGCCGCCCTGAACTGTTGTCGATCGTGCCCTGGCGCTGGGGCTCCGATGGTTTCGACTGGATCGGCGGTGCGGGGATCAGTGTCTCCACCTTTCTGGCTTATCTCACCGTGCAGTGGTGGAGTTTCCGCCGCAGTGACGGCGGTGGTGAGTTCATCCAACGGATGCTGGCCACCAAGGATGAACAGCAGGCGCGGCTCGCAGGCTGGGTGTTTCTGGTGGTCAACTACCTGCTGCGCAGTTGGCTCTGGGTGATTGTGGCCCTGGCGGCCCTGGTGCTGCTTCCTGACCAGGCCGACTGGGAACTCAGCTATCCGACACTCGCGGTTCAGTTTCTGCCCCCGGTGGTGCTCGGACTGGTGGTGGTCTCTCTGGTGGCTGCCTTCATGAGCACCGTGAGTACATCCGTCAACTGGGGAGCGAGTTACCTCACTCACGATCTGTATCAGCGCTTCCTGCGGCCCAATGCTTCTCAGCGGGAGCTTCTGTTGGTGGGTCAGCTGATGAGTGTGTTGCTGCTGGTGCTGGGTGTGGTCACCGCGTTGATCAGTGACAGCATCGGCACGGTGTTCCGGCTGGTGATCGCCATCGGCACCGGCCCGGGTGTCGTCCTCGTGCTGCGCTGGTTCTGGTGGCGGATCAATGCCGCAGCCGAGCTGGCCGCCATGCTCTGCGGGTTTGTGGTGGGCCTGGTGACCTCGGTGGTTCCTCTGCTTCAGATCGCTGACTATGGAGAACGATTGATGGTGACCACAGGCTTCACGGCGGTGGTCTGGATCACGGTGATGCTGTTGACCCCGCCGGAGTCCCCGGCTGTTCTGGAACGGTTTGTGCTGAAGGTTCGTCCTCCGGGACCTGGCTGGAGCCAGTGGCGCCGTGGCCTTGAGGCGACCGCATCAGAATCCCTCTCGGATCTGCTGGCTCGTTTTCTATTCAGTTCGGGGTTGCTGTTCGGAGCTTTGCTTGGATCAGGCGCATTCCTGTTGCATCAGCAGCTGATGGGTTGGTTCGGCATGGTTCTGGCAGTGGTGTCTTGGATGCTTCTGCGCTGGACAGGACGATCCGCTGCTCCGGTCTGA
- the rlmN gene encoding 23S rRNA (adenine(2503)-C(2))-methyltransferase RlmN: protein MSKALLGCSAAELQDWVVSQGQKAFRGRQLHDWLYSKGAHSLDDITVLPKAWRATLNDQGVSIGRLKEVHRSVASDATTKLLLATDDGETIETVGIPTDQRLTVCVSSQVGCPMACRFCATGKDGLQRSLRTHEIVDQVLSVREVMDRRPSHIVFMGMGEPLLNSRAVLEAIRCLNDDLGIGQRRITVSTVGVPKTLPQLAELAIETLGRAQFTLAVSLHAPNQQLREDLIPTAKAYPYDALLDDCRHYLEVTGRRVSFEYILLGQLNDRPEHAEELADRVGGFQSHVNLIAYNPIEEEEFQRPSRERIEGFRRVLERRGVAVSLRSSRGLDQDAACGQLRRSRQK from the coding sequence GTGAGCAAAGCTCTGCTCGGTTGCAGCGCAGCCGAGCTCCAGGACTGGGTGGTGTCCCAGGGGCAGAAAGCCTTCCGCGGACGTCAGCTTCACGACTGGCTTTATTCCAAGGGTGCACACTCCTTGGATGACATCACTGTTCTGCCCAAGGCCTGGCGAGCCACGCTCAACGATCAGGGGGTGAGCATCGGTCGCCTGAAAGAGGTGCATCGCTCTGTGGCTTCCGATGCCACCACCAAGTTGCTTTTGGCCACTGATGACGGTGAAACCATTGAAACTGTGGGTATTCCCACGGACCAACGTCTGACCGTTTGTGTGTCCAGTCAGGTGGGCTGCCCAATGGCCTGCCGTTTTTGTGCCACGGGAAAAGATGGGCTGCAGCGTTCATTGCGGACCCATGAGATCGTCGACCAGGTGCTCAGTGTGCGGGAGGTGATGGATCGCCGTCCTTCTCACATTGTGTTCATGGGAATGGGCGAACCTCTGCTCAACAGCCGTGCAGTGCTGGAGGCGATCCGCTGTCTCAATGATGATTTGGGCATCGGCCAGCGCCGGATCACGGTGAGCACCGTTGGCGTGCCAAAAACTTTGCCTCAGCTTGCTGAGTTGGCCATTGAAACTCTCGGCAGAGCTCAATTCACCCTGGCGGTGAGTCTGCACGCGCCCAATCAGCAGCTGCGGGAAGATCTCATCCCCACCGCCAAGGCCTATCCCTATGACGCTCTGCTCGACGACTGCCGCCACTATCTGGAGGTCACCGGCCGGCGGGTGAGCTTCGAATACATCCTGCTTGGACAACTCAATGACCGCCCGGAGCATGCCGAGGAACTGGCTGATCGTGTCGGCGGCTTTCAGAGTCACGTCAATCTGATTGCCTACAACCCAATTGAGGAAGAGGAGTTTCAGCGGCCATCACGTGAACGCATCGAGGGATTTCGCCGCGTGCTGGAACGTCGTGGCGTCGCTGTCAGCCTGCGCTCCAGCAGAGGCCTTGATCAGGATGCGGCTTGTGGTCAACTGAGGCGATCGCGACAGAAGTAA
- a CDS encoding high light inducible protein, with product MLEPTTIPVRRLPRYGFHTHTERLNGRMAMLGFIALLAVEIKLGHGLLIW from the coding sequence ATGCTTGAACCCACCACGATTCCCGTTCGTCGTCTGCCTCGGTATGGGTTCCACACTCACACCGAGCGTCTGAATGGACGGATGGCCATGCTCGGTTTCATTGCCTTACTTGCGGTGGAAATCAAGCTTGGACACGGTCTTCTGATCTGGTGA